The DNA sequence TTCAACCTGCGCATCATCCTGGACGCCTTCCGGCGGCAGGGCGCCGGGATAGAGCAGATGCGACTGATTGGCGGTGGCGCACGGGGAAGACTGTGGCGGCAGATCATCGCCGACGTCTACGGCCTGCCCGTGCTGCGCCCGCGCTATCTGGAAGAGGCCACCTCGCTGGGAGCGGCTGTGGCAGGCGGGATTGGGGTTGGGCTGATCAAAGACTTCAGCGTCGCCGAGCAACTGGTCGAGATCGTCGAGGTACAGTCCCCTGATCCGGCCGCCGGCAGGCGCTACGCGGAGCTCTACCCGGTCTTCTGCGACGCCTACACGGCGCTGGTTCCTATCTTCGAGCGCTTGGCGCGCGCGACCCACCTGGAGGTGTGATCATGAGTACGCCGCTACAGCGGATCGAGGAGGTGGGCGTGGTTCCGATCATCCGCGCGCCGTCTCCCGACCATGCGCTGCGGATCGCCGAGGCGCTCATCGAGGCCGAGATGCCCATACTGGAGGTGACGTTTACGGTTCCCGGCGCCGCTGAGGTGATCCGGCGTCTGCGGATCGGCTACCCGGACCTCCTGGTCGGTGCTGGAACCGTTCTGGATGGCCCAACCGCCCGCGCGGCGATCTCCGAGGGCGCGCAGTTCCTGGTGAGCGTTACCGCTCCGCCCAATGTGATGGCGCTTGGGCCCCAGCACGGTATCCCGGTCATCCCCGGCGCCTACACTCCCACCGAGATCCTGGCTGCTCTGGCCATGGGCGCGCAGGTGGTGAAGCTGTTCCCGGCCGAACTCGGGGGCCCCGGGTACCTGCGCGCGCTGCGCGGCCCGCTGCCCTCGCTCCGGGCGTTTCCCACCGGCGGGGTGAGCGCGGATAACGTCGGCGAGTGGCTTGCGGCAGGTGCGGTGGCGGTGGGGGTGGGTTCGGTTCTCATCCGCGACGCCGCAGCCACCGGAGACTACGAAGGACTACGGCGTCGTGCCCGGGAGTTGATGGAGGCGGTCAGGGCGGCCCGGGGCACCGGGCGCTAAGCAGGGCAGGGAGCCGCCGCCGGTCGCGCGAAGTCCGGTGTGACCCGAGACAGGTGCACGAGGAGGCAGGGCGATGGCGTGGAGTCAGACGATGGAAGCATACGATCTTCTGGATTCGGCGCATGCCAGCGGCGAGCGCGTGGCCGAGGCGATCCGCAAACGCGGTGCGGAGTGTCAGGTGGTCAAAGTAGCCGGTGAGAAGGGCTCTACTGATTTTGTCCGCATCGTCTTCCCGGGAACTAGGGGACGCAGCGCCGGTGGGGACGCCAGGACGCTGGGCATCATCGGCAGGCTCGGCGGCATCGGCGCCCGCCCCGATCGGATCGGCCTCGTCTCGGACGCCGACGGCGCCATCACCGCGGTTGCCTGCGCGCTGAAGCTGGCAGAGATGCGCCGCGAGGGAGACCCGTTGCCCGGGGACGTCATTGTTGCTACCCATATCTGCCCACGCGCGGTGATAATGCAGATCGCGCCGGTGGCAATGATGAACTCGCCTGTGGACATCGCCACAATGAACGCGCACGAGGTGGATCCGGCGATGGAGGCGATCCTGTCCGTTGACACGACGCGGGGCAACCGGGTCATCAACCACAAGGGCATCGCCATCACGCTGCCGGTCAAGGAGGGGTACATCCTGCGGGCCGGCGAGAGCCTGCTCGATATCTACCAGT is a window from the bacterium genome containing:
- a CDS encoding bifunctional 4-hydroxy-2-oxoglutarate aldolase/2-dehydro-3-deoxy-phosphogluconate aldolase — protein: MSTPLQRIEEVGVVPIIRAPSPDHALRIAEALIEAEMPILEVTFTVPGAAEVIRRLRIGYPDLLVGAGTVLDGPTARAAISEGAQFLVSVTAPPNVMALGPQHGIPVIPGAYTPTEILAALAMGAQVVKLFPAELGGPGYLRALRGPLPSLRAFPTGGVSADNVGEWLAAGAVAVGVGSVLIRDAAATGDYEGLRRRARELMEAVRAARGTGR
- a CDS encoding DUF1177 domain-containing protein, whose product is MAWSQTMEAYDLLDSAHASGERVAEAIRKRGAECQVVKVAGEKGSTDFVRIVFPGTRGRSAGGDARTLGIIGRLGGIGARPDRIGLVSDADGAITAVACALKLAEMRREGDPLPGDVIVATHICPRAVIMQIAPVAMMNSPVDIATMNAHEVDPAMEAILSVDTTRGNRVINHKGIAITLPVKEGYILRAGESLLDIYQWVTGLAPVIVPLATQDITPYGTGLRHINSIVQPSTATAAPVVGVALTAEVAVPGAASGASQSTDIETAVRFCLEVAKAYGEGGCEFYDRKEFNELVARYGPMRHLQTLGQEPRA